The following proteins are co-located in the Salvelinus sp. IW2-2015 unplaced genomic scaffold, ASM291031v2 Un_scaffold1572, whole genome shotgun sequence genome:
- the LOC112071297 gene encoding uncharacterized protein isoform X2, which translates to MHRPSPESDPRISGSNMSRQKVTKAYMEVRSGMFASVKESAMSNQLFIFVQSLQQKEEVNVCWNLGDANSVTVAFGFLHKGKTFSPVVKGDEIKLDEKTDVQTAILDKRCLFQWYEKTGEWGILKSVAEPQKYLRIFNNKVTVGTFXQAFSFRLKSVN; encoded by the exons atCTAACATGTCAAGACAAAAAGTAACCAAAGCGTACATGGAGGTACGCTCAGGGATGTTTGCTTCAGTCAAAGAATCTGCCATGTCAAACCAACTATTCATCTTTGTCCAGTCGTTACAACAGAAAGAGGAAG tGAATGTCTGCTGGAATCTAGGGGATGCAAATTCTGTTACCGTGGCTTTCGGTTTCCTGCATAAGGGGAAGACGTTTTCTCCTGTTGTCAAGGGGGATGAAATTAAG CTAGATGAGAAAACAGACGTGCAGACAGCCATACTAGACAAGAGATGCCTGTTCCAGTGGTATGAGAAGACAGGGGAGTGGGGCATCCTGAAATCTGTGGCGGAACCTCAAAAGTACCTCCGTATCTTCAACAACAAGGTCACTGTCGGCACATTTTYTCAGGCGTTTTCATTTCGTCTGAAATCAGTAAATTAG